The nucleotide sequence AATAGCAACTACCCCCCAACCGCGCCGAAAGCCCCGAAAAGCGAATTCATTCAGAAAACGTGCCACACAACCGGACGGCAGCTACGTCGACTGCGGCAGCGACGGACAACGTTAAATGTCAAAGTCATAAAGAGAAAGCGGAGAAATGCCGATGAGAGAAAGCTCAAAACAAATGTCAAAACTATAAGGAGCTTTTAGGAGAAGCAACGTTAAGTGTCAAAATCACAAAGAGAAATCAAAGGAAGTGCCGGAGAGAGAAGCTCAAAACTTGAAGGATAACCTCCGGTTAGGCAGTTAACCAGAGCTTTTATGTCATAAAGCCATAACTGTTAAAACCATTGAGCAAGAaaggaaaaatattaaagaacaATCAGAATATTGTCAAATCCTTAACTAGAAAGGATAACATGGTTAAATGGATAACGGCTCGGCTATCTTTCTGTTAAATGCTACATGTTAAAGTGAAAGTGAAGAAATAGTACTTCAAGAAGATTTAATAGGTCACGCAAAAACCTTAGAGTAGCTTTACTAAAGAGAAGCCCATGTCAACTTGACATAGTTTCTGTCAAAACTCAAACTTAAGAGAAAAGCTGAGGATAAGGGaagaaaaacgaaaagaaAGTGAAAGTAAAAGCTCAGCGTATCTTCTTGAAACTAGACCAATGAGCAAGCCTTAAGTGAAAGCTCAGGATACAAGCTCAATCACAGCTTTTGGCCAAGACACAAGCCAATAAACCAAGACCAATGGCCAGCACAGCGGTGGGAATGGGAGGGGCAGGAGGCGCAGGAGGGGCACAAGGAGCGCCAGCTGGATCAGCGCATCCCGACGACGCCAGCAGCATGAGCGACGACGTCTTCGAGGATGCGGAGACCACCCAGGCCAGGATCGAGGAGCTGCGTCGTCGTCCCTTCGGCGACGGCTGTTACAATCCCCCCGCAGCACCCGCCTCTGTTTCCGCCTCGATAACGACAACAACGAcgcagcaccaccaccaccatgaTCATAATCCAcaccaccagcaccaccaTCACAGCCAGCTGAGTTTGACCGGAAGCCATCACTACCACGACGACACCATCATGGCCCCCGTTCAGCGCTCAGCCACCGGATATCCGGGCTATCGCCCCTCGCGCGAGGCCATGCAGATGTATGCGTACGGAGCCGAGGACTACGAGGACGACTACAACGATGGCTGGCGATCGTATCGCTACGACGAGGTGGACATGCACCCAGCCCCGCCCACCGCCCATCAGCAGCCCTTCGACGACACGGTCAACCACAAGACGATCCTGCTGGGCGACTCGGGAGTGGGCAAGACGTCCTTCCTGGTCAAATACAACACGGGCGAGTTCCGGCTGGGCTCCTTCTCCGCCACAGTGGGCATTGCGCTAACGGTGAGTTTTGGAGACATTACAACACCTATAAGTcgaaataaagtaaaaaagtCAGTATTCTGTAACTCGAACCAACTTATGAAAgttagaaaaaatatatatttaagatatAGGAATTCTTTTTTTCATATACTCATATTCAAATTCAGTTAGCTTTAATCAATTCATCTTTAAATTCAGAAATAGAACATTCTAGAATTCATTTTAAGAATCCTTAACTTTGATTTTTACTTTTTAGCGTTTAAATGTtttgcatttaatattataatgaTAAGTAACTTTTTAGatgatataaaaaaaagtataccAATATTTTGAAGGACAAACGTAActttgttttcattttacaAAATGAATCAAGTATTTTTACAAAtcaattcaaattttaaaacacaTTTTAAACAGTTAGTTTTGTAAGCCAATTTCAATTACACTTTCTGTGTAATACATAAAAaagttaatttaaatatagaaaataataaatttgcATATGCTGACATATGGTGGTTCGAGTTACAGAACCCGAAATCCCGGAACTCGCGTAGCCTTAGCATTGCGATTGTGGGCGAATCCGTAGCGCTGCCTGCTGCATGAAACCCGCACAGTAGCCTGACCCCGCCTCCGCCTGCCACGCCTTAGTCCTGATCCGAAACCCCCCTGTGACCCCCGCCCATGTACTGACGCACATTCGAATGGGTTCGCTTATGTAGTAGGAGTTGGAGTATGTCTGTGTGCATTAGCTTGCTGTGTGTGTAATTGGGGAACAGCTGcccagtacattttggtaaTACAAGTCTTCGCCTTGACACTGAGAGAAAAAGTAGAGGAACTTAATGAACTTAATTTAACTTGACTTAATAATATGAATTAATTAATGCCTTAAGTTCAatttaatattgaaatgaTAGTCGGAACTTctgtatttaataaaaaatttaaaagaacAACCAATATGAATCTTCAACTATTTTTCCGTAAGAATATCCATCCAGTtttcaaaatgattttttaaggttaatttaaaaatatttccccTTGTAATATTAACAATCAAATGACTCAAATTAAacacatataaataaatataataacgAATTTAAAATGAATACCTTGCTAAAACAAGTGAAATACCTTTCTCACCGTGCACCTTTGTTGCCCCGCTAAATAGGCAACATATTGTTGGGTAATCGCCGGAGATTTTCTATTTTTGGCGGGCATGTTGAAATCCCCCAAATTGATTTTTTCCCGCAGGATAAATATAAATCGCTGCGTTCGACCTTTTACACGTTGTTGATGTTGACATTGATGGCTGGCTGGAAATGGAAAGGcgagtgtgagtgtgtgcAGCACTcacccactcacacacacacgcgaCCTGTTGCTGTTGCCTTTCACTTTCACTcaccacacacacagacattGTGGCAAAGCCAGAAACACAGACACTAAGAACCAAACACACCCACACAGGCAGACAGACGACCACCGCAATGGCCGCCAGTGAAGTTCAAGTGCAACGGTTTTCAGTTGCCTTGGATGCTGCTGCTTTTCCTCTTGCTAGCCCgcttttccccattttccatAATGCACAACTTGGCGCGTGCTCGACTCCGGGGCATTTCACTAGGGTGGGCCCAGAAGAGAGAAAACTGTAAATTATAAAACGTATTAAAATTTGCAATCTTTGGATAAGTCCTTAAAACTGTTTCTCAAACATTTCCTACCCCTAATGTTAAAATACTAAAGAATTCGAATTTTTACACTTTTTTATTTGAGATCAAAGGTTTTTTTATATTcctaaataatataaatagaTAACATTGCAAGTCCTTGTtaaaaaaatggtttttaaTACACCgtaatctttaaaaatatgctaaactaaaatgtaatattaaaaGATGTTAAAGATTTACTTATAAACTGACTCAAATATCTTGATTTAATGATATCTATTTGAtccataaaaaaaatatttttgtattccAAAGGTAACAATTCGAACCCTTAGCTATTCCCAAGATAGTAAAGAGAACATTTCTAAATCTAGAGTACCTCCTCTATGATCCATTTCTAgatataaatgtttaaatatttcaataactcaaatattttactttattaaACAATAATGTGTAACTTTTGAACCAATCAGATAGGGGAATATTCTGGCAACAAATCGGTGCACCCTATGGGCAGACACCTGAGCCGTGAGACCCCGAACCCCAGCCATCCCCTGCGCCACCTTCCACGTTTCTAGGCCAGGGCTGCTGCTCTTGCTGattcaaagccaaagccaaagccgAAAAAACCGAAGCCGCACGAGCTGCAACTCGAACTCAAATCGAAGCGGAGCCGAAGGACTCGGCTGCTGCGAGGGATAAGGGAGTGATGCGAGATGCGAGATGCGAGATGCGAGTTCTCCTGGGTCCGCCAGTCAGTCTAGCTGTGGGTCTGAACACTGACGCCTCGATAAGCATCGCACGCGCATCCCTCGCAGCTTTTCCGAATTTCCCAGCCAGGTGGAAAGCTGCGCCAGCTGCTTCAGCCTCAgccaaaaaattaaataaaattcgtCGCGAAACTCCGAGCCAAGTAAAAAGTGAAGTgcttttgaatttgaatttgactTTTTGTGGCGCGCTCATTAAAAATTTGTTACATTTTGTAGACTTATGCAAACATTTTGTAAGCACTTGCATTCAAAATGCAGCCCTTTTCAGTTGCTATTTTTGGCGCTTTAAAATCCTTTGCCCATCCTGCgcgtctgtgtgtgtgtgtgggtttgTGTGTGTTGCTGTTCTGCGGTGTCTGGGTAATTTGACAAGGTCCTGCGcgagtttaaaaataaatgaaaacaatTAGGGCAGACTGACTCTCGTTTGgcatttaataatttaagtGTAGCGGAAAATGTTTTGGCACAACTTTCGTTGGTTTTTGTGGCGTTGAGAGGATTTTCGAATTTCGGTTGCCTTTTAATTGGATAATCTGTTTGAAACATTCCTTGAAACGGCATAGGAAATGAGATGGGAATTCAGGGAAGTGGGTTGAATTTTATTCTgtacaaataaatatacaaataaaatataaagtaATGTTTTTGGCAAGTGCACCTAATGGTATTTTAAGTCTGCCGAGGCATTTTGTGTTTCTTGAATATTTGTTTTGATCTCTAtttgttttagtttttaaattataaatttaaattattaatttgtggtacatattaaaattgtatgttaaattgtttgtttatttgggCTTATACTTACTGCTTTTATGCTTagcttaaaaattattttaacttTGTTGTATATTTCTGAATATCTGATTTGTTTTGAATTAAATTAGGTTCCTGGAATTTAATGAATTGACGATATCTTATTGGCAATATCCTAGTTTATggattaaaaattttaaatttacttgaatttaaactaataCCTAATGCCTAACAAATGAGTAATAGATAACAATGTAGGCACTTAACGACTTCCGGTAATCTGATTAAGTGGAAAATGCACCGTTGactattttcttaaatttccCTCTCAGTTCCCACGAATTCAATTGTCTGCCTCTAATTGGAACTCGATCAATGCAATTGAGTATAATCCCAATTATTCTCGAACCGGACGTGTCTGCCATGTCTTGGCCAGGTTCTATTGTTGTTTACTTGGACTCGGGTTTCTTTCAAATGCGCATTAATTATGCGAGAACCAATAATTGCGCATGAATGCAAACTGCCGAAGGTCATGGTTAGTAGTATCTCCTCCTCCATATTTTTCCCACTAAATCCTCTTATCTAACGGCCAACTTGTATTAATTTCCATTGAGCTGGAATTTGagaaatttttttaagcaGCTTGTGGTTTTCAAGGTTTTTAAGAGAGAAAGAGATAAACGAGCCATCGATTTTCGCAATTAAAATTGGTTTAGTCTCACCCTGCGATTTTCAAAAACTTCAAAGGTGGGTTTGCAGAAGAGAAAAGGTCTACGAAAGCCCCAAAACTTTTCTTTCACTGCCACAGGTGTCCTGTTTCTTGTCGTTTCGAAATTTCCAGGAGCATCCCCATGGGTTGGAAGTCACTTGAATCGTCATTTAAGCCGATTACTGGCACAAATCTCCCAGGGGGGTCGTTTCCTCCCCTTCCGACAAGGCCCCCCTTTTCAGCCGCCCCTCTTTGTAAGCCCCCCAAGATGCACTAGCACTAAATTGTTGTCTGGCTGCCTTCAAAGTTTTATGAAATCGCTTTGcacaaaataattttgcctTTTGTCCTGTCAATTGGCTTTCTCGACAATTTGAAGTTTCCCTTCAAAATCTCCAACGACCACATGCCATTTTAGTGGGCGTATCTACAGGCTaaccaaaataataatagtgcTGAGTCCAGTAGCATTCATAAACTAAAATGGCATAGGTAATATTAAAATGTGTTTAAAGTACTTGTTTCCGAGATTAACTATAATTTAAAAAGCTTATGACAGTTTAGAATAAGTAATATAATGACATCTTCTAAGATCTGTCCTTAAGTgattaataataacaatagGTCTTACGAATTACACAAAAttaaactattttattttaaattggaATCTTTATTATAACTATTTACAATTTAGAAGCTTGAAATTTAAAGTGCTTCACAGTTcactaaaaatacaaaaattcaaaatatttaaaaaagtcaATCAAAAATGTAAGGCGTTTCATTATAAGATTAATTTTGTAGAGGTACACATATCAATCATGTCACGAGAAACTGAATTACTGAAACTCTAAACAAACTTTGCTTTTAAATTCACCGACAAAAGTACTATTAATCCAAGACTGACTGTATGTCCTTTTGCGTGGGCGGCGGTCCATCCATCTGGCTCGTCATTTCCTTAAAGCTGTCCATGTCCGTGCAATCAGGAAACTATTGTCTGGCGCTTCTGTCTGCCCCTTGTTGCTGCCGTTTAAGCGGCGTGATTGAGCGCTAAATTGAATGTAAGTCAGTGTGTCCTTAGTATCTGTGTGCAGCATCTTCTGGTTGCCTTGCggttgtgtgtgtgcgtgggCAGGACACACTTGTACGCTTACATGAGCATTGTGTCCTGCGTGGGCGTTCGGTTGGCTGTGCAATGAACCAGCCACACCGACTGGGCCTTTCTCCACTTTCTCCTCCCAGAGCTACCCACTTTCTCCTTTCGCTTTGTATAATTACACGGGGAGTGCTGCAAAAGGGGAGGGGGGAGGTTGGAAATCCCCTTCCATTCCACCCAATTTAAGAAAGGAACTGAAAAATGCTGCTTAACTTTTAACTTTGAACAAATTTCGTATAACCAGTGAAAGGAAATTTCACTTTCCTTTTTTGTCTCCTCGCTTTTTGCTTGTTGTCACAAACAGTATGGTAGAATACACCGCTAAAAACGATCTCGATTTAAACAAATCTTTTTTAAGGTAACATTTTTAATGTTATTctataaataaagttttgtaaaataggtttttatttaatatgatttttaaaaaattttgtaTGGTCTTTAAAAATAACCTTTTTTAATACCAACTGAGACGTAAGAGAACACTGAAAAAATATCTTAGAACTCggtttttcttaattttttatctatatttattatataattattaGTAGTGGAAATTTTAATTGACAGAATTTTCCCTGTGTAGGATAAAAGACGGAAAGCAGGGACATCAGCTGGGAAGAAAACAGCGACAACCCAATTAAAAACTTTTGTTATCAACCATTGCGTTTTAAGTTGATTAAAGTAAATTGCTCGATGGCCGCTGGAAAGGTTTTTTCATGGATTGACACCTCGTTTCTCATTGACCCCCAAGTCGGGGGAAAAAAGGGTAAACTTTTTGAATATCATTTGTCATATTTGCATAAAGGAAAACGAATTGTCCACAGGCCATATAGATTTTTGTTCAGAGTTACATTTAAATTCGGGCATAATTAAAGGTCTGCCTTTGAGTGCGTTGCTAGGAATTGTCTGGTAATTGGTAAAATTATACATTTGCCGGCTTTACCGAATTGTCCTTGGTTCAAAGGATATCCGATTTCAGTGACCTTTTCGTTTCAAGCGAAATTGTATCTGttcattgatttttaaaatggaaatattTCCTGGAATACGTCTGATTTTTTGGTTAAGTTATTTAGATTGTAGATTTGTTAGTGAGCCCCAAATTTTGAATGAATTTTAGCTTATATTCTATTTGAAAGTTAAAAAATCTTAATTTAGAGACTATTAACAAACTAAATGCCATTTTGTGACGGTGTTTTGTCGATTAAAGGCTCAAAACCTTCTtggtaaatatataaacaatttGTCCCAGGTTCAAGAGTTATCCGATTTCATTGCCATTCCATCTCCGGCACTTTGGCCCCCTTTTAGCCGCCTTAAGAAAGCAGTTAACAATTCGCACGTGCCCGCTGCTTTTGACCTGCATTTAAGGACCCACGCTGAAAGCCGCCATAAAAAAACGCTTTAAGGCGGGTTCCTTCGCAAAaggagaaaaaaaaagaaaataaaggTGAGATGACAGGTTGCAGACGGTTGTGTAGGATGGATGACTGAATTCGCACGGATCTGCGGGCCCGCAACTTCAATAGTCCCAATTCCCCAACCCTCTATAATCTTACATCTCCACCCAAaataacgcccaaaaaccacCCACGTCACTGAGGTTTTGTCTGGAAATTGAAAGCCGTACAGCCATAttgatatatgtatgtattggCATTTGGCAATTTGTTGAgctgcaaattaaattaaagtttGGTTGAATTTTGCCTGGCTGCTGGCAACCCCAAAAACGTCAAAGTAAATAAGAGTTCACCAACTTTTTGTATATGAAATGCGATTTCTATTTTGTGGATTTCCGATGGTTGGCAATGTCATTCACtgttttttattcattttatcgatttaaattcaattttatgCGCGAATTTATTGAGGTTCCTAGATATTCCATTATTTTATGCGGCTTTTGAGTCACTTTTATGcaatttattgtatttttatacccgttactcgtagagtaaaagggtatactagattcgtcggaaagtatgtaacaggcagaaggaagcgtttccgaccccacaaagtatatatattcttgatcaggatcactagccgagtcgatctagccatgtccgtctgtccgtctgtccgtctgtccgtctgtccgtctgtccgtctgtccgtctgtccgtctgtccgtctgtctgtccgtccggatgaacgctgagatctcggaaactatgggagctaggctattgagatttggcgtgcagattcctgagcttcttacgcagcgcaagtttgtttcggcacagtgccacgcccactctaacgcccacaaaccgcccaaaactgtggctcctacagttttgatgctagaataaaaattttaactgaaatgtattgttctcatcaatacctatcgattgacccaaaaaaaagtttgccacgcccactttaacgcccacaaaccgcgaaaacctgtgacgcccacaattttcatgctagataaaaaattttaactgaaatgtattggtctcgtcgatacctatcgattgatccaaaaaaaaatttgccacgcccactctaacgcccatatcgcttaaatctgtataccgccggtaggtggcgcattttaatctcgctttgctgcttgcatatctccatatagctgagtaacgggtatctgatagtcgaggtactcgactatagcgttcttccttgttttattattcAAACCTtgaatttacatttttttgtgtgcttgaatatttaatattacaatttgCAGCGTTTTTATTAGGTTTTCatgtaatttaaatattttaaagcgCTTGTTGGCCTTTGATTGCACGGTGAAATGTattaaagtatttatttaatttatataaatttattattt is from Drosophila suzukii chromosome 3, CBGP_Dsuzu_IsoJpt1.0, whole genome shotgun sequence and encodes:
- the Rab26 gene encoding ras-related protein Rab-26 isoform X3, whose product is MASTAVGMGGAGGAGGAQGAPAGSAHPDDASSMSDDVFEDAETTQARIEELRRRPFGDGCYNPPAAPASVSASITTTTTQHHHHHDHNPHHQHHHHSQLSLTGSHHYHDDTIMAPVQRSATGYPGYRPSREAMQMYAYGAEDYEDDYNDGWRSYRYDEVDMHPAPPTAHQQPFDDTVNHKTILLGDSGVGKTSFLVKYNTGEFRLGSFSATVGIALTNKVVVVDGTRVKLQIWDTAGQERFRSVTHAYYRDAHALLLLYDVTNKTTYDNIRAWLGEIREYAQEDVVIVLIGNKADCSGSERQVKREDGERLGREHNVPFMETSAKTGLNVELSFTAVARQLKSRGYEHGDDGKFNVHDFVRDNTKARSVCAQCRNM